One segment of Babesia bigemina genome assembly Bbig001, chromosome : II DNA contains the following:
- a CDS encoding HVA22-LIKE domain containing PROTEIN,putative produces MAISLLSTPTYWVLNLALCVLYPGYKTFTHLYHGLLSGHDDASAEDPRTNCGLFAHHILYWTIFFLFLKLETYFLVYLIPYFPMFYELKLLAFYWLSSYEFKGAGYLFHRFVMRHMLHTSRLIQQELDTKLTPSHRKMISDIGRHLGSVEDVQFANAEQ; encoded by the coding sequence ATGGCTATCTCGCTTCTGTCCACCCCGACCTACTGGGTACTCAACCTCGCGCTCTGCGTGCTATACCCCGGCTACAAGACCTTTACACACCTATACCACGGGCTCTTGTCCGGCCACGACGACGCCAGCGCGGAGGACCCGCGCACGAACTGCGGACTCTTCGCGCACCACATCCTGTACTGGACCATTTTCTTCCTCTTCCTCAAGCTGGAGACCTACTTCCTGGTGTACCTGATCCCGTACTTCCCGATGTTCTACGAACTCAAGCTGCTCGCCTTCTACTGGCTCTCATCGTACGAGTTCAAGGGCGCGGGCTAcctcttccaccgcttCGTGATGAGGCACATGCTGCACACCAGCAGGCTCATCCAGCAGGAGCTCGACACCAAGCTGACCCCGAGCCACCGCAAGATGATCAGCGACATCGGACGCcacctgggcagcgtggaggACGTGCAATTCGCCAACGCCG
- a CDS encoding RNA recognition motif (RRM)-containing protein, putative, which translates to MADTSGQKRTLFVRELADEVNKEILYAAFLPFGNILNIDMPVDKEKGTNRGIAFIEFEDEEDAKHAIFNHNESELYGRVIKVAYSTKSHVKHARTAGVRHRAVWHDDPTFGHDLRPDDEDAPAAEQSKPEQPPQQ; encoded by the exons ATGGCGGATACGTCGGGGCAAAAACGGACGCTGTTCGTCAGGGAACTCGCCGACGAGGTCAACAAGGAGATCCTGTACGCCGCGTTCCTGCCGTTCGGCAACATCCTCAACATAGACATGCCCGTGGACAAGGAAAAGG GAACCAACAGGGGAATCGCATTCATCGAGTTcgaggacgaggaggacgcGAAGCACGCCATCTTCAACCACAACGAGTCGGAGCTGTACGGGCGTGTGATCAAGGTGGCGTACTCCACGAAGTCGCACGTCAAGCATGCCCGGACAGCCGGCGTGAGACACAGAGCCG TGTGGCACGACGACCCCACGTTTGGGCATGACCTCAGACcggacgacgaggatgCGCCGGCAGCGGAGCAGTCCAAGCCCGAgcagccgccgcagcagtaG
- a CDS encoding Probable S-acyltransferase or Palmitoyltransferase → MILPEMDDARAYRAIPSDPDAVEEDDTSRCRWGPNPRHLVATLSLLVVEWLLICWVVHLGEAPRYYLIFASMYAFAMGVVILVNRSNPGFVPKDTDLELYRREALPATTVELNHTRFVQRWCVSCRMYKRPRVKHCYECRRCVSRFDHHCPWMSNCIGANNYKLFLLFWQHYLGLQIYSLYFIGQCISAKSADTDVSLLGAAVRSVASEHPLLVCILVVTCIRLLLAGCVFAAHGYLVCRNMTHYEYRSQPYKGNNPFDLGRCGLHRENVAIGLYQNLRAFVLLPWIDFSRD, encoded by the exons ATGATTCTGCCGGAGATGGATGACGCCAGGGCGTACCGCGCCATTCCTTCCGATCCAG ATGCTGTCGAAGAGGATGACACAAGCCGATGTCGCTGGGGGCCGAATCCCCGCCACCTGGTAGCCACGCTCTCCTTGCTGGTTGTGGAGTGGCTGCTGATCTGCTGGGTAGT ACACCTGGGAGAGGCGCCGCGCTACTACTTGATATTCGCCTCGATGTACGCCTTCGCCATGGGCGTGGTGATCCTCGTGAATCGCTCCAACCCCGGGTT TGTGCCGAAGGACACGGACTTGGAGCTGTACCGGCGAGAAGCAT TACCAGCCACGACGGTCGAGCTCAACCACACCCGCTTCGTTCAGCGCTGGTGCG TCTCGTGCCGCATGTACAAGCGCCCGCGGGTTAAGCATTGCTACGAGTGCCGACGTTGCGTTTCGCGCTTCGACCACCACTGCCCATG GATGTCCAACTGCATCGGAGCCAACAACTACAAGCTGTTCCTGCTCTTCTGGCAACACTACCTTGGGCTGCAGATATACTCGCTCTACTTCATAGGACAATGTATTAGC GCGAAATCGGCCGATACTGACGTCTCGCTTCTGGGCGCGGCCGTCCGGAGCGTTGCCTCGGAGCACCCGCTACT GGTATGTATACTCGTGGTGACGTGCATTCGTCTGCTGCTTGCGGGCTGCGTGTTCGCGGCCCACGGCTATTTGGTCTGCCGCAACATGACCCACTACGAGTACCGATCGCAGCCGTACAAGGGCAACAACCCTTTCGATTTGGGTAGGTGCGGACTGCACAGAGAAAACGTTGCGATAGGCCTGTATCAAAACTTGCGCGCCTTTGTATTACTTCCGTGGATCGACTTCTCGCGCGACTGA
- a CDS encoding 5'-AMP-ACTIVATED PROTEIN KINASE,putative, with translation MSSRERCAAGRLSCVQRSSHAAAMTTNGAFQGFVSSGDSMYGHAGDSDVSDVSAGAAAPYDPAAYALPSDSIPSQAYATASTAVESLGSVAAALPPAPVASATPTNLKADSVFEGLRWSEEIAPYFSEIRDIGNWVQPDPPAKDKVTAVFNWNHGGREVYLVYKEDGETKQIRMFRNGNSFMLVRDVPKAMVEYTFLVDGVEQCAPDQPYQRTADGVKNVMDCVNVLSVEAVVEADELDPFEGHFDQTMPDMRYMAQEAQVVPNALLYRSPNFKDGDRVDNDIHIMANHLYEDTMSEEVLGRNYKSYINIYCWETSTPDISLSRNSASVIYVTKAPYEAEPESEAQAQKWFNVVE, from the exons ATGTCTAGTAGAGAACGTTGCGCGGCTGGGCGCCTCAGTTGTGTACAA CGGAGCTCACACGCCGCTGCCATGACTACAAATGGCGCATTCCAGGGGTTCGTTTCGTCCGGCGATTCCATGTACGGCCATGCCGGTGACAGCGACGTTTCTGATGTttccgccggcgccgcagcaccgTATGATCCCGCAGCCTACGCTCTCCCATCCGATTCGATACCATCACAGGCTTACGCAACCGCATCTACGGCCGTCGAGAGCCTGGGTAGCGTCGCGGCCGCGCTACCTCCTGCACCTGTGGCGAGCGCTACACCAACGAATTTGAAGGCGGACTCGGTGTTCGAGGGGCTGCGCTGGTCCGAGGAAATCGCACCGTACTTCTCGGAGATACGCGATATCGGCAACTGGGTGCAGCCGGACCCGCCGGCGAAggacaaggtcacggcGGTGTTCAACTGGAACCATGGCGGAAGGGAGGTGTACCTCGTGTACAAGGAGGACGGCGAGACCAAGCAAATACGCATGTTCAGGAACGGAAACAGCTTCATGCTGGTGCGAGACGTCCCCAAGGCGATGGTGGAGTACACCTTCCTGGTGGACGGGGTCGAGCAGTGCGCGCCCGACCAGCCCTACCAGAGGACGGCGGACGGCGTGAAGAACGTTATGGACTGTGTCAACGTGCTGAGCGTCGAGGCCGTGGTTGAAGCGGACGAGCTGGACCCCTTCGAGGGGCACTTCGACCAGACGATGCCGGACATGAGGTACATGGCGCAGGAGGCGCAGGTCGTCCCGAACGCGCTGCTCTACCGCTCGCCCAACTTCAAGGACGGCGACCGCGTCGACAACGACATACACATCATGGCCAACCACTTATACGAAGACACGATGTCCGAGGAGGTGTTGGGCCGCAACTACAAGAGCTACATCAACATCTACTGCTGGGAGACCAGCACTCCGGACATCTCGCTCAGCAGAAA cagcgcgtcgGTCATCTACGTCACGAAAGCGCCGTACGAGGCAGAGCCCGAGAGCGAGGCGCAGGCGCAGAAGTGGTTCAATGTCGTCGAGTGA